The proteins below come from a single Miscanthus floridulus cultivar M001 chromosome 1, ASM1932011v1, whole genome shotgun sequence genomic window:
- the LOC136543308 gene encoding monocopper oxidase-like protein SKU5 isoform X2, with protein sequence MPPLLLLLLLAAALAPAPARAGDPYAYYDWEVSYVSAQPLGVKQKVIGINGQFPGPPLNVTTNWNVVVNVRNALDEPLLLTWNGVQQRKTAWQDGVLGTNCAIPAGWNWTYTFQVKDQVGSFFYFPSTPLHRAAGGYGAITINNRDVIPIPFGFPDGDITLFIGDWYNRGPKELSRALDGGTLLGAPDGVLINGLGPYQYNESVVPPGIVYERINVEPGKTYRFRVHNVGVSTSLNFRIQNHNLLLVETEGSYTSQQNYTNLDIHVGQSYSFLVTMDQNASTDYYVVASARFVDAAVVDKLTGVAILHYSNSQGPASGPLPDPPNDQYDTAFSINQARSIRWNVTASGARPNPQGSFHYGDITVTDVYVLQSRVPELIDGKLRSTLNEISYIAPSTPLGFMEIIFQNNATNVQSYHLDGYAFFVVGMDYGLWTENSRGTYNKWDGVARSTIQVFPGAWTAILVFLDNAGIWNLRVQNLDTWYLGQEVYINVVNPEDNSSTLPDNAIFCGALSSLQKEQSHRFQYSEAAPVPQWGKTVSLLVLLACFALWSR encoded by the exons ATGCCACCGCTGCTCTTGCTGCTCCTGTTGGCTGCGGcgctggcgccggcgccggcgcgggcgGGGGACCCGTACGCCTACTACGACTGGGAGGTCTCCTACGTCTCCGCGCAACCCCTCGGCGTCAAGCAGAAG GTGATTGGCATCAACGGCCAGTTCCCGGGCCCTCCCCTGAACGTGACCACCAACTGGAACGTGGTGGTGAACGTCCGCAACGCGCTGGACGAGCCGCTGCTGCTCACCTGGAACGGCGTGCAGCAGCGCAAGACGGCGTGGCAGGACGGCGTGCTCGGCACCAACTGCGCCATCCCCGCCGGCTGGAACTGGACCTACACGTTCCAGGTCAAGGACCAGGTCGGCAGCTTCTTCTACTTCCCCTCCACGCCGCTGCACCGCGCCGCCGGGGGCTACGGCGCCATCACCATCAACAACCGCGACGTCATACCCATCCCCTTCGGCTTCCCCGACGGGGACATCACGCTCTTCATTGGTGACTGGTATAACCGTGGGCCCAAGGAGCTCAGTAGAGCGCTGGACGGCGGCACCCTGCTGGGCGCCCCTGACGGTGTGCTCATCAATGGATTGGGACCCTATCAGTACAACGAATCAGTGGTTCCACCAGGGATTGTCTATGAGAGAATCAATGTCGAGCCAG GGAAAACTTACAGGTTTCGGGTACACAATGTTGGGGTCTCAACAAGCCTCAATTTCAGGATCCAGAACCACAACCTGCTCCTTGTTGAGACCGAAGGCTCCTACACCTCGCAGCAGAACTACACCAACCTGGACATCCATGTTGGCCAGTCCTACTCCTTCTTGGTCACCATGGACCAAAATGCCAGCACTGATTACTATGTTGTTGCAAGCGCACGCTTCGTTGATGCAGCTGTTGTGGATAAGTTGACTGGCGTGGCTATTCTCCATTACTCTAACTCCCAGGGTCCAGCCTCTGGTCCTCTTCCAGATCCCCCGAACGATCAGTATGACACGGCGTTCTCTATAAACCAAGCAAGATCCATCAG ATGGAATGTTACAGCTAGCGGTGCCCGCCCCAATCCACAGGGCTCATTCCATTATGGTGACATTACTGTGACAGATGTGTACGTGTTGCAGAGTAGAGTACCTGAGCTCATAGATGGAAAACTGCGCTCTACTCTTAATGAGATTTCTTACATTGCGCCCTCAACCCCTTTG GGCTTCATGGAGATTATATTCCAAAACAATGCCACAAATGTGCAGAGCTACCACTTGGATGGCTATGCATTCTTTGTTGTTGG GATGGACTATGGTTTATGGACAGAAAATAGTCGCGGCACCTATAACAAATGGGATGGTGTTGCACGCTCTACAATCCAG GTATTCCCTGGAGCTTGGACAGCTATTCTTGTGTTTCTGGACAATGCAGGCATATGGAACTTGCGTGTTCAGAACCTTGACACCTGGTACTTGGGTCAAGAAGTGTACATAAATGTGGTTAACCCAGAGGACAACAGCAGCACTCTTCCGGATAACGCAATTTTCTGTGGTGCACTCTCAAGCCTACAGAA AGAACaatcacatagattccaatacTCAGAAGCTGCCCCAGTTCCACAGTGGGGAAAAACAGTTTCTCTCCTGGTTTTGTTGGCATGCTTTGCCCTTTGGTCACGATGA
- the LOC136543308 gene encoding monocopper oxidase-like protein SKU5 isoform X1: MPPLLLLLLLAAALAPAPARAGDPYAYYDWEVSYVSAQPLGVKQKVIGINGQFPGPPLNVTTNWNVVVNVRNALDEPLLLTWNGVQQRKTAWQDGVLGTNCAIPAGWNWTYTFQVKDQVGSFFYFPSTPLHRAAGGYGAITINNRDVIPIPFGFPDGDITLFIGDWYNRGPKELSRALDGGTLLGAPDGVLINGLGPYQYNESVVPPGIVYERINVEPGKTYRFRVHNVGVSTSLNFRIQNHNLLLVETEGSYTSQQNYTNLDIHVGQSYSFLVTMDQNASTDYYVVASARFVDAAVVDKLTGVAILHYSNSQGPASGPLPDPPNDQYDTAFSINQARSIRWNVTASGARPNPQGSFHYGDITVTDVYVLQSRVPELIDGKLRSTLNEISYIAPSTPLVLAQIFNVPGVFKLDFPNHPMNRLPIVDTSIINGTYKGFMEIIFQNNATNVQSYHLDGYAFFVVGMDYGLWTENSRGTYNKWDGVARSTIQVFPGAWTAILVFLDNAGIWNLRVQNLDTWYLGQEVYINVVNPEDNSSTLPDNAIFCGALSSLQKEQSHRFQYSEAAPVPQWGKTVSLLVLLACFALWSR, translated from the exons ATGCCACCGCTGCTCTTGCTGCTCCTGTTGGCTGCGGcgctggcgccggcgccggcgcgggcgGGGGACCCGTACGCCTACTACGACTGGGAGGTCTCCTACGTCTCCGCGCAACCCCTCGGCGTCAAGCAGAAG GTGATTGGCATCAACGGCCAGTTCCCGGGCCCTCCCCTGAACGTGACCACCAACTGGAACGTGGTGGTGAACGTCCGCAACGCGCTGGACGAGCCGCTGCTGCTCACCTGGAACGGCGTGCAGCAGCGCAAGACGGCGTGGCAGGACGGCGTGCTCGGCACCAACTGCGCCATCCCCGCCGGCTGGAACTGGACCTACACGTTCCAGGTCAAGGACCAGGTCGGCAGCTTCTTCTACTTCCCCTCCACGCCGCTGCACCGCGCCGCCGGGGGCTACGGCGCCATCACCATCAACAACCGCGACGTCATACCCATCCCCTTCGGCTTCCCCGACGGGGACATCACGCTCTTCATTGGTGACTGGTATAACCGTGGGCCCAAGGAGCTCAGTAGAGCGCTGGACGGCGGCACCCTGCTGGGCGCCCCTGACGGTGTGCTCATCAATGGATTGGGACCCTATCAGTACAACGAATCAGTGGTTCCACCAGGGATTGTCTATGAGAGAATCAATGTCGAGCCAG GGAAAACTTACAGGTTTCGGGTACACAATGTTGGGGTCTCAACAAGCCTCAATTTCAGGATCCAGAACCACAACCTGCTCCTTGTTGAGACCGAAGGCTCCTACACCTCGCAGCAGAACTACACCAACCTGGACATCCATGTTGGCCAGTCCTACTCCTTCTTGGTCACCATGGACCAAAATGCCAGCACTGATTACTATGTTGTTGCAAGCGCACGCTTCGTTGATGCAGCTGTTGTGGATAAGTTGACTGGCGTGGCTATTCTCCATTACTCTAACTCCCAGGGTCCAGCCTCTGGTCCTCTTCCAGATCCCCCGAACGATCAGTATGACACGGCGTTCTCTATAAACCAAGCAAGATCCATCAG ATGGAATGTTACAGCTAGCGGTGCCCGCCCCAATCCACAGGGCTCATTCCATTATGGTGACATTACTGTGACAGATGTGTACGTGTTGCAGAGTAGAGTACCTGAGCTCATAGATGGAAAACTGCGCTCTACTCTTAATGAGATTTCTTACATTGCGCCCTCAACCCCTTTGGTACTTGCACAAATATTTAATGTCCCTGGAGTCTTCAAATTGGATTTTCCTAATCATCCTATGAACCGACTACCAATAGTTGACACATCTATTATAAATGGCACCTATAAGGGCTTCATGGAGATTATATTCCAAAACAATGCCACAAATGTGCAGAGCTACCACTTGGATGGCTATGCATTCTTTGTTGTTGG GATGGACTATGGTTTATGGACAGAAAATAGTCGCGGCACCTATAACAAATGGGATGGTGTTGCACGCTCTACAATCCAG GTATTCCCTGGAGCTTGGACAGCTATTCTTGTGTTTCTGGACAATGCAGGCATATGGAACTTGCGTGTTCAGAACCTTGACACCTGGTACTTGGGTCAAGAAGTGTACATAAATGTGGTTAACCCAGAGGACAACAGCAGCACTCTTCCGGATAACGCAATTTTCTGTGGTGCACTCTCAAGCCTACAGAA AGAACaatcacatagattccaatacTCAGAAGCTGCCCCAGTTCCACAGTGGGGAAAAACAGTTTCTCTCCTGGTTTTGTTGGCATGCTTTGCCCTTTGGTCACGATGA